A DNA window from Roseovarius sp. Pro17 contains the following coding sequences:
- the nuoI gene encoding NADH-quinone oxidoreductase subunit NuoI: MATTDYGRAAWYFLLGDYILAFKVGFKYFFAPKATLNYPHEKGYLSPRFRGEHALRRYPNGEERCIACKLCEAICPAQAITIDAEPRDDGSRRTTRYDIDMTKCIYCGFCQEACPVDAIVEGPNFEFSTETREELFYDKDKLLENGDRWEAEIARNLELDAPYR; encoded by the coding sequence ATGGCGACCACAGATTACGGACGCGCCGCCTGGTATTTCCTGCTGGGCGACTACATTCTAGCCTTCAAGGTGGGATTTAAGTATTTCTTCGCCCCCAAGGCGACGCTGAACTATCCGCATGAAAAGGGCTATCTGTCCCCCCGTTTCCGGGGCGAACATGCGCTGCGCCGCTATCCCAACGGCGAAGAGCGTTGCATCGCGTGCAAACTCTGCGAAGCGATCTGCCCCGCGCAGGCCATCACCATCGACGCCGAGCCGCGCGATGACGGCAGCCGCCGCACCACGCGCTACGACATCGACATGACGAAATGCATCTATTGCGGCTTCTGCCAAGAGGCGTGCCCGGTTGATGCCATCGTCGAGGGGCCGAATTTCGAATTCTCGACCGAAACCCGCGAAGAGCTGTTCTATGACAAGGACAAGCTGCTGGAGAACGGCGACCGCTGGGAGGCCGAGATTGCCCGCAACCTCGAACTGGATGCACCCTACCGATGA